The following coding sequences are from one Balneolales bacterium ANBcel1 window:
- a CDS encoding S9 family peptidase — protein MTRSYPTRFTIVLAFLLFAATAGESRAQITPEEVASLEHVGQVLMHDQGNHVVYTLRKPRSAEDEIGGDYQELHVLDIRTGESGQLIAAPQSVSSVSWVPDSRRIAFRMTDTDHHDRPQVYSLDIVDGGLQKHTSAPEGVMAYSFSDDPSILAYTMRSPWPREVRERREQGFDMDVYGEDERHVRLWIQENGEAQAATPDNMTVWDFEWAPDRRHLAVRTTHGTGIDDEMMFSEILVLDREDGSLDMLAESQGKVGPLRWSPNGRQFAFLAAKALNDPLPQRLYVLDVGDYTPIDITPENYEGTIEWLAWKDDVTLRFVAVEGTRTTLREIPASGGHAVLLAGDGLEVFRSVSFDSSGETFAASVHRRDHPSEVYLHTLDGTGWERLTRHNSFLDNLTLGRQETITWEGPDGLLIEGVLTYPVGYEDGESYPLAILPHGGPEGVSLDGWNTRPLYPAQVLASHGYVVLKPNYRGSGGRGSAFTMANHRDLGGKEFEDVIRGIDHLAYDGVVNPRKVGISGTSYGGYFSAWAGTRYSDRFAAAITFAGLSNWISFMGTTDIPHEMSITHWDLWWFENHGLNWDRSPIAHLQNANTPILVAHGMADDRVHPEQSIQLHQFLRLNDIPTGLVMYPRQPHGLVERAHRIDFMERVVDWFDRYVKGDGTIR, from the coding sequence ATGACCCGATCATACCCCACCCGCTTCACCATCGTCCTGGCTTTCCTGTTATTCGCCGCAACTGCCGGAGAATCCCGTGCGCAGATCACACCGGAGGAAGTAGCTTCCCTTGAGCATGTGGGACAGGTACTGATGCATGACCAGGGGAACCATGTCGTCTATACCCTCCGAAAGCCCCGTTCGGCGGAGGATGAGATCGGTGGCGACTACCAGGAGCTGCATGTTCTGGATATCCGGACCGGCGAATCCGGCCAGCTTATCGCCGCGCCACAAAGCGTATCCTCCGTTTCCTGGGTGCCCGACAGCCGGCGCATTGCATTCCGCATGACCGACACGGACCATCACGATCGTCCACAGGTCTATTCCCTGGATATCGTTGACGGAGGCCTTCAAAAGCACACCAGCGCTCCGGAAGGGGTCATGGCGTACTCCTTTTCGGATGACCCGTCGATTCTGGCCTACACCATGAGAAGTCCCTGGCCCCGGGAAGTGAGGGAGCGGCGCGAACAGGGCTTTGATATGGATGTCTATGGAGAGGACGAGCGCCACGTGCGGCTCTGGATTCAGGAAAATGGAGAGGCCCAGGCCGCTACGCCGGACAACATGACCGTCTGGGATTTTGAATGGGCACCGGACCGGCGGCATCTGGCGGTGCGCACCACGCATGGAACGGGTATTGACGATGAGATGATGTTCAGCGAAATCCTCGTTTTGGACCGGGAGGATGGTTCACTGGATATGCTGGCCGAAAGCCAGGGTAAAGTCGGACCCCTGCGCTGGTCACCAAACGGCCGGCAATTCGCCTTTCTGGCAGCGAAAGCGTTAAACGATCCCCTCCCGCAGAGACTTTACGTGCTGGATGTCGGCGATTACACGCCGATAGACATAACCCCGGAAAACTACGAAGGAACAATTGAATGGCTCGCCTGGAAAGACGATGTTACTCTCCGTTTTGTTGCCGTGGAAGGGACACGCACCACGTTGCGTGAGATTCCGGCGTCAGGAGGGCATGCGGTGCTTCTGGCCGGCGATGGCCTGGAGGTGTTCCGATCCGTTAGCTTCGACAGTTCCGGAGAAACATTTGCCGCATCAGTACACCGGCGCGATCATCCGTCAGAGGTGTATCTCCACACTCTTGATGGCACCGGCTGGGAGCGCCTCACCCGGCACAATTCGTTTCTGGACAACCTCACGCTGGGACGGCAGGAAACGATCACCTGGGAAGGTCCCGACGGCCTGCTGATTGAAGGTGTGCTCACCTACCCGGTGGGTTACGAGGATGGAGAGAGCTATCCGCTGGCCATTCTGCCTCACGGCGGACCGGAAGGAGTGAGCCTGGACGGATGGAATACACGTCCGCTGTACCCGGCGCAAGTGCTCGCCTCTCACGGATATGTGGTGCTCAAACCCAATTATCGCGGCAGCGGGGGCCGCGGGTCGGCATTCACCATGGCCAATCACCGCGACCTCGGCGGCAAGGAGTTCGAGGATGTGATTCGCGGAATCGACCACCTGGCCTACGATGGGGTGGTTAATCCGAGGAAGGTAGGCATTTCCGGTACCTCCTACGGTGGCTACTTCTCGGCCTGGGCCGGAACCAGATACTCCGATCGCTTTGCGGCGGCAATCACTTTTGCCGGCCTCTCCAACTGGATCTCGTTCATGGGAACCACCGACATCCCGCACGAAATGTCCATTACCCACTGGGACCTATGGTGGTTTGAGAATCATGGCCTCAACTGGGACCGTTCTCCCATCGCGCACCTGCAAAACGCCAATACGCCCATTCTGGTAGCGCACGGAATGGCAGATGACCGCGTCCATCCCGAGCAGTCCATCCAGCTGCATCAGTTCCTGCGGCTTAACGACATTCCAACAGGACTGGTGATGTATCCCAGACAGCCACATGGCCTCGTCGAACGGGCGCACCGTATCGACTTCATGGAGCGGGTCGTCGACTGGTTCGATCGCTACGTGAAAGGGGACGGCACAATACGCTGA
- a CDS encoding phosphoadenylyl-sulfate reductase, protein MNEKERPQAGAQPESGSMSGHSRPSGRTDSQASRISDEEIRRLNTRFRDAGPEQILQWTVARYGDDAVLSTGFGASGIVLMHQLSLVKPGAAAFYLDTDLLFGETYELIDRIRERMELNLVRVRPELSLDEQAEQYGDRLWETRPDQCCHIRKVLPLQRFLSDKRAWITGIRRDQSETRKHTELFAYDQRLDILKINPLASWPEEDVWSYIRINDLPYNELHDKGYPSIGCWPCTNPVSEGEDLRAGRWSGTGKTECGIHMK, encoded by the coding sequence TTGAACGAAAAAGAACGTCCGCAGGCAGGGGCACAACCGGAAAGCGGCAGCATGAGCGGCCACAGCAGGCCTTCCGGGCGTACAGATTCACAGGCCTCCCGCATATCGGATGAAGAGATCCGCCGCCTGAATACGAGATTCCGGGATGCCGGTCCGGAGCAAATTCTGCAATGGACCGTTGCCCGTTACGGCGATGATGCCGTGCTCTCTACCGGGTTCGGGGCGTCAGGAATCGTGCTTATGCACCAGCTTTCACTGGTGAAGCCGGGAGCCGCAGCGTTTTACCTGGATACCGACCTTCTGTTCGGTGAAACCTATGAACTGATTGACCGAATTCGCGAACGAATGGAGTTGAATCTGGTGCGGGTGCGGCCGGAACTATCGCTGGATGAACAGGCGGAACAATACGGCGACCGGTTGTGGGAAACGCGTCCCGACCAATGCTGCCACATCCGGAAAGTGCTGCCGCTGCAACGCTTTCTGTCGGATAAACGGGCCTGGATCACCGGCATCCGCAGAGATCAATCCGAGACCCGCAAACACACCGAACTGTTTGCATACGATCAGCGGCTGGATATCCTGAAAATAAACCCGCTGGCGTCGTGGCCGGAAGAAGACGTTTGGAGCTACATCCGCATCAACGATTTGCCTTACAATGAATTACATGACAAGGGATATCCCAGTATCGGCTGTTGGCCCTGCACAAATCCGGTAAGCGAAGGCGAAGACCTGCGCGCGGGACGCTGGTCGGGAACCGGGAAAACAGAATGCGGCATTCACATGAAATAA
- the cobA gene encoding uroporphyrinogen-III C-methyltransferase: MPIQTSTTETNRNGRRANNEPESSGTDNRHGEPPTVSGRTAGDNGKMRSGHIPGRVAIVGAGPGDPELITLKAVRLLRSADVVLYDRLCNPDLLHFTRPGTRKICVGKQCGKPSISQADINRLLISHARNGGMVVRLKGGDPFIFGRGGEECMELAQHGIPFEVVPGISSISAVPAYAGIPLTMRNQATGFTVISGHLHDGSDSYDWRALAGISTLVILMGLKNLHRIIEELIRNGKPADTPIALIRWGTTVEQQVITGTLADIPAKTGGVTSPVTIVIGEVVQHTRELAWFQPERAHTRTVRQLS; the protein is encoded by the coding sequence ATGCCGATCCAAACCAGCACAACCGAAACCAACCGGAATGGCCGCAGAGCCAACAACGAACCCGAGTCATCCGGGACCGATAACCGCCATGGTGAGCCACCGACCGTATCCGGCAGAACAGCCGGCGACAACGGCAAGATGAGGTCCGGGCATATCCCCGGACGGGTTGCCATTGTCGGTGCCGGTCCGGGCGACCCCGAGCTGATTACCCTGAAAGCGGTGAGATTGCTGCGATCGGCCGATGTCGTTTTGTATGACCGTCTTTGCAACCCTGACCTTCTGCATTTTACCAGGCCCGGCACCCGGAAGATATGCGTCGGCAAGCAGTGTGGAAAACCTTCCATCAGTCAGGCCGATATCAACCGGCTGTTGATTTCCCATGCGCGAAACGGTGGCATGGTGGTCCGGCTAAAGGGCGGCGACCCGTTTATTTTCGGGCGGGGCGGTGAGGAGTGCATGGAACTGGCACAGCACGGCATTCCATTTGAAGTTGTGCCCGGCATCAGCAGTATTTCGGCTGTGCCGGCCTATGCGGGAATACCGTTGACCATGCGCAATCAGGCAACCGGATTTACGGTCATCAGCGGACACCTGCACGACGGCAGTGATTCCTACGACTGGCGAGCTCTGGCCGGTATCTCCACCCTGGTGATCCTGATGGGGCTGAAAAACCTGCACCGTATCATTGAAGAGCTGATCCGGAACGGCAAGCCGGCCGACACTCCCATTGCGCTCATCCGTTGGGGAACCACCGTGGAACAGCAGGTGATCACCGGGACCCTGGCGGACATCCCGGCTAAAACCGGGGGAGTCACATCCCCCGTCACCATCGTTATCGGCGAGGTGGTGCAGCATACTCGCGAGCTGGCATGGTTTCAGCCGGAGCGCGCGCACACACGCACTGTCCGGCAGCTAAGCTGA
- a CDS encoding SdiA-regulated domain-containing protein, translating into MFRFLLIILTFGFTHLACSDPVSDDPDEDGVVIECGGQPGDNSGFEFSDVVISEFMVVQDGIIADPDYDGYSGWIELHNREFEEVDVSGWIIAGVECGVYSDRIDTIPDQTAIPPDGFLLIWTSGESSGESAVHTRFQLPEEGAQIGLYGPASANTPQIDTVSYHKLDVHPQISMGRAAFRAEHKGFLVPMTQPTPGNRNLLERLELQSHHSLALSDPSGLSPDYDGDGFWSVSDDPGGSIYRLDQTGQILEELRVNGHDMEGISQHPGDLTLYVAEERLRQVVQYATDGTELQRFDVEVEQQRVNDGLEGISVNPSTGTIYLVNKQNPRVFIELELTGDGEARNLQYRPVDFGADPESDGVDLSGLFYDSETGLLWMASDQARAVFILDTTGRPLAAFAAPAGNRDLEGISVLRQHNAIYTVSDEQRMLYKYAMPDPLIHLPPNRP; encoded by the coding sequence TTGTTTCGTTTTCTGCTGATTATACTCACTTTTGGTTTCACGCACCTGGCCTGCTCCGATCCCGTTTCCGATGACCCGGATGAAGACGGTGTCGTCATTGAGTGTGGAGGGCAGCCCGGCGACAACTCCGGTTTTGAATTCAGCGATGTCGTTATCAGTGAATTTATGGTCGTTCAGGACGGAATTATCGCCGATCCTGATTACGACGGGTACAGCGGATGGATTGAATTGCACAACCGGGAGTTTGAAGAGGTGGATGTCAGCGGATGGATCATCGCCGGTGTGGAGTGCGGTGTCTATTCAGACCGTATCGACACCATTCCGGATCAGACCGCCATCCCGCCGGACGGATTTCTGCTGATCTGGACCAGCGGTGAATCTTCTGGCGAATCAGCGGTTCACACCCGCTTTCAGCTCCCGGAAGAAGGGGCCCAAATCGGCCTCTACGGACCCGCATCCGCCAATACCCCGCAAATTGATACGGTATCCTACCACAAGCTGGATGTCCATCCGCAAATATCCATGGGGCGTGCCGCATTTCGCGCAGAGCACAAGGGGTTTCTTGTTCCCATGACCCAACCCACTCCCGGAAACAGGAATCTGCTCGAACGTCTCGAATTACAGTCTCACCATTCGCTGGCGTTAAGCGATCCTTCCGGGTTGAGTCCGGATTATGACGGAGACGGCTTCTGGTCGGTGAGCGACGATCCCGGAGGAAGCATCTACCGGCTGGATCAAACCGGCCAAATTTTGGAAGAGTTGCGGGTGAACGGTCACGATATGGAGGGCATCAGTCAGCATCCCGGAGACCTGACCCTGTATGTCGCCGAAGAGCGCCTCAGGCAGGTGGTGCAGTATGCGACCGACGGTACCGAACTGCAACGGTTTGATGTGGAGGTGGAGCAGCAAAGAGTCAACGACGGACTCGAAGGCATCTCCGTCAACCCCTCCACGGGTACCATCTACCTCGTAAACAAGCAAAATCCCAGAGTTTTTATCGAGCTGGAGCTGACCGGCGACGGTGAGGCCCGCAACCTTCAGTACAGACCGGTCGATTTCGGGGCGGATCCGGAGAGCGATGGGGTCGATCTGTCCGGACTGTTTTATGACAGCGAAACCGGCCTGCTCTGGATGGCAAGCGACCAGGCCCGCGCCGTTTTTATTCTTGATACCACCGGCCGGCCACTGGCCGCGTTTGCCGCACCGGCCGGAAACCGTGACCTGGAGGGGATCTCGGTGCTCAGACAGCATAACGCCATCTACACGGTGAGCGACGAACAGCGAATGCTCTATAAGTACGCCATGCCCGATCCGCTTATTCACCTGCCGCCGAACCGGCCCTGA
- the msrA gene encoding peptide-methionine (S)-S-oxide reductase MsrA, with amino-acid sequence MKAIIKQLTVALVLLTALFFADIAGARITSTDAIMANEQKATFGAGCFWCVEAIFSRVDGVTSVVSGYSGGRKDEASYRVVKTGETGHAEAVQITYNPELVSYDALLEIFWRTHDPTTLNRQGADVGPQYRSVVFYHNDHQRERAEYYKGKLDESDIFDDPIVTEITPFDAFYQAEDYHQNFFANNPDQGYCQVVIRPKIDKFKSLFRDKLREEYRP; translated from the coding sequence ATGAAAGCAATCATCAAACAACTTACAGTGGCACTGGTACTTTTGACGGCCTTGTTTTTCGCCGATATTGCCGGTGCCCGTATTACCTCAACAGATGCAATAATGGCAAATGAGCAAAAAGCCACATTCGGCGCGGGCTGCTTCTGGTGCGTGGAAGCGATATTCAGCCGTGTCGATGGTGTGACCTCGGTAGTCTCCGGCTATTCCGGCGGAAGAAAGGACGAAGCTTCCTATCGGGTCGTGAAAACCGGAGAAACCGGTCACGCGGAAGCCGTTCAGATTACCTACAACCCCGAGCTGGTCAGTTACGATGCGCTGCTGGAGATTTTCTGGCGCACCCACGACCCTACTACATTGAACCGCCAGGGTGCCGACGTGGGACCGCAGTACCGCTCCGTGGTCTTCTATCACAACGACCATCAGCGTGAACGGGCCGAATACTACAAGGGCAAGCTGGATGAATCGGATATTTTCGATGATCCGATCGTCACCGAAATCACGCCGTTTGACGCGTTTTACCAGGCCGAAGACTATCACCAGAACTTTTTTGCAAACAATCCCGACCAGGGATACTGCCAGGTGGTGATTCGTCCCAAGATCGACAAGTTCAAATCATTGTTCCGAGACAAATTGCGTGAGGAGTACCGGCCCTGA
- a CDS encoding DPP IV N-terminal domain-containing protein, with product MTGLIPFCRIFVKHRTAGQLCRISPAASRSTDIETNFPHRLNSRVLPAIPKQIAAGKLGFLGVMISLLSFSACSTAHQAAADRPSPASSVTEEDYRRAEELLSWNAAPKVYFSGISPQWIDDDRFWYRTRTDTNSHRFFLVDPASGDQVPAFDHERLAESLTELLEADEEIESGDLPFRTFRYIRDESAILFEANSTHWECDLDNYRCRESERESQPENSVLSPDERLAAFIRDHNLWIRDMETGEEFALTTAGEYRYGFGTNSQGWFHSERPVLNWSPDSRKIATYRLDERDVAEMHLLETAQDRPVLESWPYALPGDTIVPMHERVILDVESRTKIWIDSKPAHQRTSNCCGLERDGQWADIAWSEDASQMAFVNTSRDYRRVDLYIADTRTGDVRHVLSEEAETFFESNLTSRGAPNWRVLFDREEVIWFSRRDEWGHLYLHRLGDGSQVARITKGAWNVVDVLVVDEASGDIYFTAAGREEGRDPYLAHLYRVNIGSYRADDAATEGRHPQQGDNVEPPAVQTAEPVLLTPEPANHDISVSPSGRFFVDEYSSFREPSVTVVRDGTGAVVMTVAEADITGLLESPWTLPEPFVTLARDGETDLHGVMYKPSGFDPANRYPVVINIYPGPQVGSVGTRSFAAARRGQVHALAELGFVVIQLDALGTPLRSKSFHTAWYGDMSDNGIPDQIAAIRQLAERYDWLDDSRAGIYGHSGGGYATVSALLDHPGVFKAGVASAGNLDNRGYTYYWGEKYQGQRIINNGDDTFATQAIWTKADQLEDRLLLSYGTMDNNVHPNMTLLFINELIEENKDFDLIVMPNRDHGFANERYMVRRTWDFFVRHLLDAEPPHEFRFE from the coding sequence ATGACCGGATTGATTCCGTTTTGCCGGATATTTGTGAAACACCGGACTGCCGGACAGCTGTGCCGTATCTCACCGGCCGCGTCGCGATCCACCGATATTGAGACGAACTTCCCGCATCGGCTGAACAGTCGCGTTTTGCCGGCCATACCAAAACAAATCGCCGCTGGAAAGCTGGGGTTTCTCGGGGTGATGATCTCCCTGTTATCATTTTCGGCCTGCTCCACGGCGCATCAGGCCGCTGCCGACAGGCCGTCGCCGGCATCGTCCGTTACCGAAGAGGACTATCGTCGTGCGGAAGAGCTGTTGAGCTGGAATGCTGCTCCCAAAGTGTATTTCAGTGGCATCTCTCCGCAGTGGATAGACGACGACCGCTTCTGGTACCGCACCCGTACCGACACGAACAGCCACCGCTTTTTCCTTGTTGATCCGGCATCCGGTGACCAGGTACCAGCATTCGACCACGAGCGACTGGCCGAATCCCTCACTGAACTCCTCGAGGCCGATGAGGAAATCGAGTCAGGTGACCTCCCTTTTCGCACCTTCCGCTACATACGGGATGAGTCCGCCATCCTCTTCGAGGCGAACAGCACACACTGGGAGTGCGACCTTGACAACTACCGGTGCCGGGAGTCGGAGCGCGAATCACAGCCCGAAAACAGTGTACTCTCCCCCGATGAACGGCTGGCAGCTTTTATCCGCGATCACAACCTCTGGATACGCGACATGGAGACTGGCGAGGAATTCGCGCTGACTACCGCCGGAGAATATCGCTATGGATTCGGCACCAATTCCCAGGGATGGTTTCATTCGGAACGTCCCGTGCTGAACTGGTCGCCCGACTCCCGGAAAATTGCCACCTACCGGCTCGACGAACGCGACGTGGCAGAGATGCACCTGCTGGAGACGGCGCAGGATCGGCCTGTACTCGAATCCTGGCCCTATGCGCTGCCCGGCGACACCATCGTGCCGATGCACGAACGGGTTATCCTGGATGTGGAGAGCCGTACCAAAATCTGGATCGACAGCAAGCCCGCGCATCAGCGCACCTCCAACTGCTGCGGCCTGGAACGCGACGGGCAGTGGGCCGACATCGCCTGGAGTGAAGACGCCTCCCAAATGGCATTCGTGAACACCTCGCGCGACTACCGGCGCGTTGACCTCTACATCGCCGATACCCGGACCGGGGATGTCCGCCATGTCTTAAGCGAAGAGGCGGAGACCTTTTTCGAGTCGAATCTGACTTCACGGGGCGCCCCGAACTGGCGTGTGCTGTTTGACCGCGAAGAGGTCATCTGGTTCAGCCGCCGCGACGAATGGGGCCATCTCTATCTCCACCGGCTCGGGGACGGGAGTCAGGTTGCCCGGATTACCAAAGGCGCCTGGAATGTGGTCGATGTGCTGGTTGTGGATGAGGCTTCCGGCGATATCTACTTTACCGCCGCCGGCAGGGAAGAGGGCCGCGACCCTTACCTTGCGCATCTTTACAGGGTGAATATCGGATCGTATCGGGCGGATGATGCCGCCACCGAAGGCCGCCATCCTCAGCAGGGAGATAACGTGGAGCCTCCAGCCGTTCAGACGGCCGAGCCTGTGCTGTTAACACCGGAGCCGGCCAACCATGACATTTCCGTATCGCCCTCAGGCAGGTTTTTTGTGGATGAGTACTCCTCGTTCCGTGAGCCATCGGTTACGGTGGTCCGTGACGGAACCGGAGCCGTGGTAATGACGGTTGCCGAAGCCGATATCACCGGATTGCTTGAATCCCCCTGGACTCTTCCCGAGCCCTTTGTGACCCTGGCCCGGGACGGAGAAACCGATCTCCATGGTGTAATGTACAAACCGTCCGGATTCGACCCGGCGAATCGCTATCCGGTTGTCATCAATATTTATCCGGGTCCGCAGGTCGGCAGCGTCGGCACGCGCAGTTTTGCGGCGGCCCGTCGTGGGCAGGTGCACGCCCTTGCCGAACTCGGCTTCGTGGTCATCCAGCTGGATGCCCTCGGTACGCCGCTGCGCTCAAAATCATTTCACACCGCCTGGTATGGCGATATGAGCGATAACGGCATTCCGGATCAGATCGCCGCCATCCGGCAGCTTGCGGAACGCTACGACTGGCTGGATGACAGCCGGGCAGGGATCTATGGCCACTCCGGAGGCGGATACGCCACAGTGAGCGCCCTGCTGGACCACCCCGGCGTGTTCAAGGCGGGCGTGGCCAGTGCCGGAAACCTGGACAACCGCGGCTACACCTACTACTGGGGAGAAAAATATCAGGGCCAGCGGATCATAAATAACGGGGATGACACGTTTGCCACGCAGGCGATCTGGACGAAAGCGGACCAGCTGGAAGACAGGCTGCTGCTTTCGTACGGAACCATGGACAATAACGTCCATCCCAACATGACGCTCCTTTTTATCAATGAACTGATAGAAGAGAACAAAGATTTCGATTTGATTGTTATGCCCAACAGAGATCACGGGTTTGCCAACGAAAGATATATGGTCCGGCGAACCTGGGACTTTTTTGTACGTCATCTGCTGGATGCCGAGCCGCCTCATGAATTTCGTTTCGAATGA